From the Astatotilapia calliptera chromosome 6, fAstCal1.2, whole genome shotgun sequence genome, one window contains:
- the LOC113023956 gene encoding CD209 antigen-like protein A encodes MFLHTERKLCRLVALSFALLCILQATLNISLRLAFYSSDTTTTPDCEAIIKNLTKEEDIKMNELARYIQRGWIYFKHSLYYVSSTENTWKDSREDCLQRGADLVIINSREEQNFIREFKNRTWIGLTDTEKEQTWKWVDGTTPTISFWDTDEPNSYGGNDEDCGEIYFYERENSWNDAPCDTKKVWICEKNL; translated from the exons ATGTTCctgcacacagaaagaaaactctGCAGACTGGTTGCTTTGAGCTTTGCACTTCTGTGTATTCTTCAAGCTACACTCAACATTTCACTGCGACTGGCTTTTT ACAGTTCtgatacaacaacaacaccagaTTGTGAGGCCATTATTAAAAACTTGACTAAAGAAGAAgacattaaaatgaatgaattag CTCGCTATATCCAACGAGGATGGATATACTTCAAACACAGTTTATATTACGTTTCATCTACTGAAAACACCTGGAAAGACAGCAGAGAGGACTGTCTGCAGAGAGGGGCAGACTTGGTGATTATCAACAGCAGAGAGGAACAG AACTTCAtaagagagtttaaaaatcGGACATGGATTGGACTGACTGACACCGAAAAAGAACAGACATGGAAATGGGTGGATGGGACTACACCTACCATCAG CTTCTGGGACACCGACGAGCCTAACAGTTATGGAGGAAATGATGAAGATTGTGGAGAAATCTATTTCTATGAAAGAGAAAACTCCTGGAATGATGCACCGTGTGACACAAAAAAAGTCTGGATTTGTGAAAAAAATTTATAG